Proteins co-encoded in one Pseudarthrobacter chlorophenolicus A6 genomic window:
- a CDS encoding DUF6318 family protein — protein MTSRNVRTSAGPRAGVVALAVAGVFLLAGCSGGAPADPGTGSPSASESASPSPSATPTPTPSAVYKPADATGPAQNVPVPVLPEVAKTETKEGLEAFVRYWYQVLDYSYQTGDSTILQKISGPACVFCAGLGDGIAESWKDGRWISGGRVETPVITGTLEPGKEPYAVVQVIQAIIEIRNADGSLHQAPTPATNTGSRAAVKFDGNSWILTDLGLIR, from the coding sequence ATGACCTCGCGCAACGTTCGTACGTCCGCTGGCCCTCGAGCTGGCGTAGTGGCTCTGGCGGTTGCCGGGGTGTTCCTGCTGGCTGGTTGCTCAGGCGGAGCCCCGGCGGATCCGGGGACCGGCTCGCCCAGTGCTTCGGAGTCAGCCTCGCCCAGTCCTTCGGCAACGCCTACTCCGACGCCCAGCGCTGTCTACAAGCCCGCCGACGCGACCGGCCCCGCCCAGAACGTCCCCGTCCCGGTGCTGCCGGAAGTGGCGAAGACGGAGACAAAGGAAGGGCTGGAGGCGTTCGTACGATACTGGTACCAGGTTCTGGACTATTCGTACCAGACTGGCGACTCAACGATTCTGCAAAAAATTTCCGGGCCGGCATGCGTCTTTTGTGCAGGACTGGGCGACGGCATAGCGGAGTCCTGGAAAGACGGGCGTTGGATTTCCGGTGGCCGGGTTGAAACCCCTGTCATAACTGGAACGCTAGAGCCAGGGAAGGAACCATACGCGGTCGTCCAGGTGATTCAGGCAATAATCGAGATCAGAAATGCCGACGGCAGTCTCCATCAAGCTCCTACTCCGGCAACCAATACTGGCAGTCGCGCCGCCGTGAAATTTGATGGCAACAGTTGGATCCTGACCGACCTCGGTCTAATTAGGTAA
- a CDS encoding alkene reductase, translated as MLFSTLTLGELELPNRLVMAPLTRVRSGEAGVPGPLVVEHYRQRASLGLIVSEGTHPSAGARSYAGQPGIFTPEQVAGWKKVTDAVHAEGGRMFAQIMHGGRVSHQDITGGAEIVAPSAVAVEGTVHTPAGKQPYPVPRALDTDELPMVIQELVNASLNAIEAGFDGVELHSANGYLLHEFLAPNSNIRTDSYGGSPENRARFVIETVNAVVAAVGANRVGIRISPEHNVQGIAETDAADVRATYEVLVDSIAPLNLAYLSVLHHEPTGQLVQDLRSRFSGPFLVNTGFGVVTTREEAVSLVADGHADAVVVGRPAIANPDLARRWKESLPLNEPDASTFYSTGAEGYTDYPFYQDSNS; from the coding sequence ATGCTGTTTTCCACCCTCACCCTCGGCGAACTTGAGCTCCCCAACCGTCTGGTCATGGCGCCACTGACGCGCGTCCGCTCCGGCGAGGCAGGCGTCCCGGGGCCGCTCGTCGTCGAGCACTACCGCCAGCGCGCCTCGCTCGGCCTGATCGTCAGCGAAGGAACCCACCCGAGCGCCGGTGCACGCTCGTACGCCGGTCAGCCGGGCATCTTCACCCCCGAACAGGTTGCCGGCTGGAAGAAGGTCACGGACGCCGTTCACGCGGAGGGCGGCCGGATGTTCGCCCAGATCATGCACGGCGGGCGCGTCTCGCACCAGGACATCACGGGCGGTGCGGAAATCGTCGCGCCCAGCGCCGTCGCCGTGGAAGGTACCGTCCACACGCCGGCCGGCAAGCAGCCGTACCCGGTGCCGCGTGCCCTCGACACTGACGAACTGCCCATGGTCATCCAGGAACTGGTCAACGCCTCCCTCAACGCCATTGAAGCCGGGTTCGACGGCGTCGAGCTGCACTCCGCCAACGGCTACCTCCTGCACGAATTCCTTGCCCCGAACTCCAACATCCGGACTGACAGCTACGGCGGTTCGCCCGAGAACCGTGCGCGCTTCGTCATCGAAACGGTGAACGCCGTTGTGGCAGCGGTCGGCGCTAACCGCGTGGGCATCCGCATCTCGCCCGAACACAACGTCCAGGGCATCGCCGAGACGGACGCGGCAGACGTCCGCGCCACCTATGAAGTGCTCGTGGACAGCATCGCCCCGCTCAACCTCGCCTATCTCAGCGTCCTCCACCACGAGCCCACCGGCCAGCTGGTCCAGGACCTCCGCAGCCGTTTCAGCGGCCCCTTCCTGGTGAACACCGGCTTCGGCGTGGTGACCACCCGGGAAGAGGCAGTGAGCCTCGTGGCTGACGGGCATGCAGACGCCGTGGTGGTGGGCCGGCCTGCCATCGCCAACCCGGACCTGGCGCGCCGCTGGAAGGAAAGCCTGCCGCTCAACGAGCCGGACGCCAGCACCTTCTACAGCACCGGTGCTGAAGGCTACACGGACTACCCCTTCTACCAGGACAGCAACTCGTAG
- a CDS encoding Tex family protein — MTQQPQAPSKSAAQQPDDAIYGQIAGELGVNAWQVKVAVDLLDGGSTVPFIARYRKEATGTLDDSQLRDLEERLRYLRELADRRRAVLEAIDSQGQLTPELKKALLAADTKSRLEDIYLPFKSKRRTKAQMAREAGLEPLADALVKRPELDPEREAAKYLNPEHTISDAATALAGARAILVERVAQDPDLAATLRERLWTQGRMVSRVKKGKEADGQKFADYFDFTQAPSGMPSHRVLALLRGEKDGVLELDLAEADPADDDALSASRARYESAVARFLGVANRGRPADAWLMQTAQIAWKSRVLARLTADLRGRMFAAAEDEAVRVFAANLRDVLLAAPAGNRPTLGLDPGLRTGVKVAVVDGTGKVVATDTVYPHAPARKWDEALASLVKLARQHAVELVAIGNGTASRETDKLAAELIKLLPDVDRKPQKLVVSEAGASVYSASALAAAELPGMDVSLRGAVSIARRLQDPLAELVKIDPKSIGVGQYQHDVTASKLDRSLDAVVEDCVNAVGVDVNTASPALLSRVAGVGPLLSENIVAYRNENGPFAKRSDLKKVPRLGAKAFEQCAGFLRITGGTEPLDASSVHPESYAVARKVLVAAGSAAASSLDPRDFVDDTFGLPTVTDILAELDKPGRDPRPAFTTAAFSEGIEKISDLKPGMVLEGTVTNVAAFGAFVDVGVHQDGLVHVSALANRFVSDPREVVKSGQVVRVKVLEADPERKRISLTLRLDDEPGPRGQAPRGPGSGGQRPAGSSAGAANARDSRKGGPGAAPQGERKASGGQGGKGAGGRNPGAAAARSGARGPAPQPAPANTAMAEALRRAGLGK, encoded by the coding sequence GTGACCCAACAGCCGCAAGCCCCTTCCAAGTCCGCAGCGCAGCAGCCGGACGATGCCATCTATGGACAGATTGCCGGGGAGCTGGGCGTCAATGCCTGGCAAGTGAAGGTCGCCGTCGATCTGCTTGACGGCGGGTCGACGGTCCCGTTCATCGCCCGGTACCGCAAGGAAGCCACCGGAACCCTGGACGACAGCCAGCTCCGCGACCTGGAAGAGCGGCTGCGCTACCTCCGGGAACTTGCCGACCGCCGTCGCGCGGTCCTGGAAGCCATTGATTCCCAGGGCCAGCTGACACCGGAACTGAAGAAGGCCCTCCTGGCAGCGGACACCAAGTCCAGGCTCGAGGACATCTACCTGCCGTTCAAGTCCAAACGGCGCACCAAGGCGCAGATGGCGCGCGAAGCAGGGCTCGAGCCGCTCGCCGACGCACTCGTGAAGCGGCCCGAGCTCGACCCGGAGCGCGAAGCCGCCAAATACCTCAACCCCGAACACACCATTAGTGATGCGGCTACGGCCCTCGCCGGTGCCCGCGCCATCCTCGTCGAGCGGGTGGCCCAGGACCCGGACCTTGCGGCCACGCTCCGCGAGCGTCTGTGGACGCAGGGCCGGATGGTGTCCCGCGTGAAGAAAGGCAAAGAAGCGGACGGCCAGAAGTTCGCCGACTACTTCGACTTCACCCAGGCGCCCTCGGGGATGCCCTCGCACCGTGTGCTGGCGCTGCTGCGTGGGGAAAAGGACGGCGTCCTTGAGCTCGACCTCGCCGAGGCGGATCCCGCGGACGACGACGCCCTGTCCGCCTCCCGGGCGCGCTACGAGTCCGCGGTGGCCAGGTTCCTCGGGGTCGCCAACCGCGGCCGGCCCGCCGACGCGTGGCTGATGCAGACGGCCCAGATTGCCTGGAAATCCCGGGTGCTGGCCCGGCTCACTGCCGACCTGCGCGGCAGGATGTTCGCGGCTGCCGAAGACGAGGCAGTCCGCGTGTTCGCGGCAAACCTCCGCGATGTCCTCCTGGCGGCACCGGCGGGCAACCGCCCCACCCTCGGCCTGGACCCGGGGCTGCGCACCGGCGTGAAGGTTGCGGTGGTGGACGGCACCGGCAAGGTGGTTGCCACGGACACCGTGTACCCCCACGCTCCGGCCAGGAAATGGGATGAAGCGTTGGCGTCGCTGGTGAAACTGGCGCGGCAGCACGCCGTCGAACTCGTGGCCATCGGTAACGGAACCGCGTCCAGGGAGACGGACAAACTCGCCGCCGAGCTCATCAAGCTCCTCCCGGACGTGGACCGGAAGCCACAGAAACTCGTGGTCTCCGAAGCCGGCGCCTCCGTGTACTCGGCCTCGGCGCTCGCCGCCGCCGAACTTCCCGGCATGGATGTTTCACTGCGTGGTGCTGTGTCCATTGCCCGGCGTCTGCAGGACCCCCTAGCGGAACTCGTGAAGATTGATCCCAAATCCATCGGCGTGGGCCAGTACCAGCACGACGTCACCGCATCAAAGCTGGACCGCAGCCTGGATGCGGTGGTGGAGGACTGTGTGAACGCCGTCGGCGTTGACGTCAACACCGCGTCGCCGGCGCTCCTGAGCCGGGTGGCCGGCGTCGGGCCCCTGCTGAGCGAAAACATCGTGGCCTACCGGAACGAAAACGGCCCGTTCGCCAAACGCTCAGACCTCAAGAAGGTGCCGCGGCTGGGGGCCAAGGCCTTCGAGCAGTGCGCCGGCTTCCTTCGGATCACCGGCGGAACAGAGCCGCTTGACGCCTCCAGCGTGCACCCCGAGTCCTATGCGGTGGCCCGGAAGGTCCTGGTGGCGGCAGGCTCGGCGGCGGCGTCGTCACTGGATCCCCGCGACTTTGTGGACGACACTTTCGGCCTTCCCACCGTGACCGACATCCTCGCCGAGCTGGACAAGCCGGGCCGTGACCCGCGCCCGGCGTTCACCACCGCGGCGTTCTCCGAAGGCATCGAAAAGATTTCCGACCTGAAACCCGGGATGGTCCTGGAGGGTACGGTCACCAACGTGGCCGCCTTCGGAGCCTTTGTGGACGTGGGCGTGCACCAGGACGGCCTGGTCCATGTGTCCGCCCTGGCCAACCGCTTCGTGTCCGATCCCCGCGAGGTGGTGAAGTCCGGGCAGGTGGTGCGCGTCAAGGTCCTGGAGGCGGACCCCGAACGAAAGCGCATTTCCCTGACGCTGAGGCTCGACGACGAACCTGGCCCCCGCGGGCAGGCTCCCCGCGGTCCCGGCTCTGGCGGGCAGCGCCCCGCGGGTTCCTCTGCAGGTGCCGCCAACGCCCGCGATTCCCGCAAGGGCGGCCCGGGTGCCGCGCCGCAGGGTGAACGGAAGGCCAGCGGAGGCCAGGGCGGCAAGGGCGCAGGAGGCCGGAACCCGGGTGCGGCCGCGGCACGCTCCGGCGCGCGGGGTCCTGCTCCGCAGCCTGCGCCTGCCAACACCGCCATGGCCGAGGCGCTTCGCCGGGCCGGACTGGGGAAGTAA
- a CDS encoding DUF2071 domain-containing protein, with protein MAGLPVGAGGLPMSSAEAGTTASDGGAFPVGYSVRRFGGTRAGSDFTVVPRLGAAAADPLSVFLTARFGMHGRFFGRTAFIPNTHSPWPLFDAAVHTLADGLVESAGIKAEGPPESVLYSPGVHTRFGRPRLLGSQRPG; from the coding sequence TTGGCCGGCCTTCCCGTGGGGGCCGGCGGGTTGCCGATGAGCTCGGCGGAGGCCGGAACCACGGCCTCGGACGGCGGGGCCTTCCCGGTGGGCTACTCCGTACGCCGCTTCGGCGGTACACGGGCCGGAAGCGACTTTACTGTTGTCCCCCGACTGGGTGCAGCGGCGGCCGATCCTTTGTCCGTCTTCCTGACCGCACGGTTCGGCATGCATGGCCGCTTCTTCGGCCGGACCGCCTTCATCCCCAATACGCACAGCCCCTGGCCGCTCTTTGACGCAGCTGTCCATACACTGGCGGACGGGCTGGTTGAGTCTGCGGGAATCAAGGCGGAAGGACCGCCGGAGTCCGTGCTCTACTCCCCGGGAGTGCACACGAGGTTCGGCAGGCCGCGGCTGCTGGGGAGCCAGCGGCCCGGATAA
- a CDS encoding DUF2071 domain-containing protein: protein MTLPPPRGGLPAVRPVDNQWPHPPELPAPVLSDQRWLDAVFLHWRIDVSVAARFMPAGVRPDVFDGSSWVGLIGFRMDQAGLGRGPGIPYVGSFNEVNVRLYSRAPDGTRGVVFLSLDANRLPVVMATRAAGIPYVWSRILRWPAFPWGPAGCR from the coding sequence ATGACTCTTCCACCTCCCCGCGGTGGCCTGCCTGCGGTGCGGCCCGTGGACAACCAGTGGCCCCACCCGCCGGAACTGCCCGCCCCCGTGCTCTCAGACCAGCGCTGGCTGGACGCCGTCTTTCTGCACTGGCGCATCGACGTGTCCGTGGCGGCGCGGTTCATGCCGGCGGGAGTGCGGCCGGACGTCTTTGACGGCAGTTCCTGGGTGGGCCTGATTGGATTCCGGATGGATCAGGCCGGGCTGGGGCGCGGGCCCGGCATCCCCTATGTGGGGAGCTTCAACGAGGTCAATGTCCGGCTCTATTCACGCGCGCCGGACGGGACCCGCGGCGTGGTGTTCCTGAGCCTGGACGCCAACCGACTGCCGGTGGTGATGGCCACCCGGGCGGCGGGAATCCCCTACGTCTGGTCAAGGATCCTGCGTTGGCCGGCCTTCCCGTGGGGGCCGGCGGGTTGCCGATGA
- a CDS encoding NAD-dependent epimerase/dehydratase family protein, with the protein MTILLAGCGDLGTEAGLRFAALGHRVVGWRRSPSKLPAAIEGVAADLGSAQLPPVPADTSAVVIAVAADAPKEDAYRAAYVDGVSHVLDALERDGVIPGRVLFVSSTAVYGDAGGGWVDEGTAPEPGGFSGRVLVEAEDLLRSRLAGSGTAAVSLRLGGIYGPGRTRLIDQVRSGTAVVPEDVRYTNRIHRDDAAAAVVHLATMDSTPAPVYIGVDNEAADLGLVLRFLATELKLPEPAVGDAGPARGNNKRCSNALLRASGFTFTFPTFREGYRDVLAGHGVRHP; encoded by the coding sequence ATGACCATTCTTCTTGCGGGCTGTGGGGACCTGGGTACCGAGGCCGGGCTTCGGTTCGCCGCCCTGGGCCACCGCGTCGTGGGCTGGCGCCGCTCCCCCTCAAAACTTCCGGCAGCCATTGAAGGCGTGGCGGCTGACCTGGGCTCCGCCCAACTGCCGCCGGTCCCTGCGGACACGTCCGCCGTCGTAATCGCCGTGGCTGCGGACGCACCGAAGGAAGACGCGTACCGCGCCGCCTACGTGGACGGCGTGTCCCACGTCCTGGACGCTTTGGAGCGCGACGGCGTGATCCCCGGCCGGGTGCTTTTCGTCTCCTCCACCGCCGTGTACGGCGACGCCGGGGGCGGCTGGGTGGACGAAGGGACGGCACCGGAACCGGGCGGTTTCTCCGGCAGGGTTTTGGTGGAGGCCGAAGATCTGCTGCGTTCGAGGCTTGCCGGTTCCGGGACCGCGGCGGTGTCCCTGCGGCTCGGCGGTATCTACGGGCCCGGCCGGACCCGGCTAATCGATCAGGTGCGGAGCGGAACTGCGGTGGTCCCGGAGGACGTCCGGTACACCAACCGCATCCACCGCGACGACGCCGCTGCCGCCGTCGTGCATCTTGCCACGATGGACAGCACCCCGGCGCCCGTCTATATCGGCGTGGACAACGAGGCCGCGGACCTGGGCTTGGTGCTCCGGTTCCTGGCCACGGAACTGAAGCTGCCCGAACCGGCAGTGGGTGACGCCGGGCCGGCACGCGGCAACAACAAGAGATGCTCCAACGCGCTCCTGCGGGCCAGCGGCTTCACGTTCACTTTCCCCACGTTCCGGGAAGGATACCGGGATGTCCTGGCCGGGCATGGGGTCCGGCACCCCTAA
- a CDS encoding MSMEG_6728 family protein, translated as MQTFLPYPDFRQSAAALDTARLGKQRVEALQTLRALVLPGYGWQTHPAIRMWMGHVPALTMYGLAMVDEWMERGHPDNTRANIAEFAPQAAHPDYASKILLPPWLGDPEFHLSHRSKLVHKDSKFYSPLFADAIPEMDYVWPEPRHEFLPQEPEGEILWILRDPHADVDPQTLDTVALPPVGRGNAATAGAPGSDDDYTPVYLEEKSRRPSKQSRKAVPKPQAKKPTRKRLAQEEAFSTLPGKTPVAVPFEKGAKFAVGQVTGRPITLDDGRFGRHFTVNEIIDRSAFAYPALLQDPRVFFPVEAP; from the coding sequence ATGCAAACCTTCCTCCCGTACCCTGATTTCCGGCAGAGCGCCGCTGCACTGGACACCGCCCGGCTGGGCAAGCAGCGGGTGGAAGCCCTGCAGACGCTCCGTGCGCTGGTCCTTCCCGGATACGGGTGGCAGACCCACCCGGCGATCCGGATGTGGATGGGCCACGTCCCGGCCCTCACCATGTACGGCCTGGCCATGGTGGACGAGTGGATGGAACGCGGCCACCCGGACAACACGCGCGCCAACATCGCCGAGTTCGCCCCGCAGGCAGCCCACCCGGACTACGCGTCGAAGATCCTGCTGCCGCCGTGGCTTGGCGATCCGGAATTCCACCTCAGCCACCGCTCCAAGCTGGTCCACAAGGATTCCAAGTTCTACAGCCCCCTCTTTGCGGACGCGATTCCGGAGATGGACTACGTCTGGCCCGAGCCCCGGCATGAATTCCTCCCGCAGGAGCCCGAGGGCGAGATCCTGTGGATCCTCCGGGACCCGCATGCGGACGTCGATCCCCAGACCCTGGACACCGTGGCACTGCCGCCCGTCGGCCGGGGCAATGCCGCCACGGCAGGCGCGCCCGGCTCGGACGACGACTACACCCCTGTGTACCTCGAGGAGAAGTCCCGGCGGCCCTCGAAGCAGTCGCGGAAGGCAGTTCCCAAGCCGCAGGCCAAGAAGCCCACCCGCAAGCGGCTCGCGCAGGAGGAAGCCTTCTCCACCCTGCCGGGAAAGACGCCGGTTGCCGTTCCATTCGAGAAGGGCGCCAAGTTCGCCGTGGGCCAGGTGACGGGCCGGCCCATTACCCTGGACGACGGCCGGTTCGGCAGGCATTTCACGGTCAACGAGATCATCGACCGCTCCGCGTTCGCCTACCCTGCCCTCCTGCAGGACCCGCGGGTCTTCTTCCCGGTGGAGGCACCGTAA
- a CDS encoding LysM peptidoglycan-binding domain-containing protein — protein sequence MNKSSFRTVARRGATVAALSVAGVALSTGAANAATPTSTWDSLAQCESGGNWSTNTGNGFSGGLQFTASTWQAYGGSGSPADASREQQIAVAERVQASQGWGAWPSCSSQLGLSGGGGAPVQQAPVQQAPVQAAPVQAAAVEAAPAAQAPARHATSVALSGETYTLEAGDTLSIVADKLGIAGGWQHLADANLDTISDPNLVFEGQVLQLPA from the coding sequence ATGAATAAATCCTCTTTCCGTACTGTTGCGCGCCGTGGAGCCACCGTGGCGGCTCTTTCCGTAGCGGGCGTCGCCCTTTCCACCGGCGCTGCCAACGCAGCCACCCCCACGTCAACGTGGGACTCGCTGGCCCAGTGTGAAAGCGGCGGCAACTGGTCCACCAACACGGGCAACGGATTCTCCGGCGGCCTCCAGTTCACAGCCAGCACCTGGCAGGCCTACGGCGGTTCCGGCTCACCTGCAGACGCCAGCCGCGAACAGCAGATCGCCGTGGCCGAGCGTGTCCAGGCCTCCCAGGGCTGGGGCGCCTGGCCTTCCTGCTCATCCCAGCTGGGCCTGAGCGGCGGGGGCGGCGCCCCGGTCCAGCAGGCACCAGTGCAGCAGGCACCGGTCCAGGCGGCTCCCGTCCAGGCCGCAGCCGTCGAAGCTGCGCCTGCCGCGCAGGCACCGGCCCGGCACGCTACCTCTGTAGCCCTCAGCGGCGAGACCTACACCCTCGAAGCCGGCGACACCCTGAGCATCGTCGCCGATAAGCTGGGTATCGCAGGCGGTTGGCAGCACCTTGCCGACGCCAACCTGGACACCATCTCCGATCCCAACCTGGTGTTCGAAGGACAGGTGCTCCAGCTCCCCGCTTAG